The window CGCTTGCACTCACTGATTGTTGTTTTCAGATTCAAGATCAACGCAAACCGGAATCCGGTCTATCATCTGTCGGTTGCTGAACGTCGATGACATTATGGATTTGATAGTTGAACCGAATAAAGTTTTTGCATATTACTTTTACTGTCCAAAGATTGATTAAACCAACAATTATTTGACAAGTGGTAGTGAGCTGGAGTTCTATTCTCCATGTACCTTTATCCTCCTAAAATTAGCAaggaataaaaattaataaacaaacaaCACTGCACTAGAATTAAATTCTTAATATCGTTGAAACTAATCCCCTTAGTTTAGTTCTTTAATCGTTCCCGCTTCATTAACTGACAATCTAGTAGCTAACTGAAAacgaacaaacaaacaaaagcttcattgattctttttgttactcttgtttttgtatttgttttttttttttggttactaTATAAACCCTCGTTAGTTTTATTCTCAATCCTCTCCCTCTCATTTATAACTTCTCTCCGGATAATCAATTCATCTTGTAACTCTATTTTCTTCAACCACACAAAAGCAGAGCGCTCTGTTTTTCTAAAAAGTTTTTTTACAATCACACAACAATGGAAACGAAAACTGAAAGCAAAGAGCAACAATGGACGGATTCGATTTCTCAATCTTCATCGTCACGATCATCATCAATCACATCTGATTCTTCCGATGGACATTTTGACATCAGACACTTTCCTCTTCCCAAGCCAACATTGTCTGCAGCCGAGGCACAGAAACAGAGAGAGTCCCATCAGGCTTATACTTCCTCCGTGAGCTCTTACACCGGTTCGTCATGGTCCTCGGTTCACCAGCACAACCTTGCTGATTTACCCGGTTACGATCCAAACCGGATTCCATCTTCGGTTTTCTGTAGTAAACCGTCTAATTCGACGGATTGGAGTATTGCTTCTAATGAATCCTTGTTTAGCATCCACGATGGGAATTTTAGCATTTCAACAAGGGAAGATCATGGAGTGCCTGCAGGGTTGAGACTGGGTGAGATACCAAGATTTGAAGAACCGGTTCATGAGATAACCGAAATCAAACCggttcctcttcctcttcctcctccaacCCTTCAGGTTAAGAAACCCACAGAACCTGAAAAAGAAACGATTTCAGAGAAGAAACCAGACGATGAAGAAGAATCAGACTCTGAGATTAACCATGATGATCAAGATGAAGAAAGCGACAACGATcatgaagaagaggaaggagaagatatGTTCGAAGAGAAGGTCCAAaaacaagaagagaaagaagaaatagAAGATGCGAAGGAAAATAAAACAGAAGATACAAACAGCACAGTTTCACATTCCCCGACCATTTCTTGTCGTTCGGACACAAGCAATAACAGCATTTGCTCTTTCGCTTTCCCAGTGTAAGTagtttttagaatttaaaaaaaaaacatcattaaagATTTCTTGCGCAGGAAGAAACCACTGAAAACCCTAAACTAACTTTTATTTGGAATTCATGTAACAGATTGCAGAAAGAAGATGGAATAGACAAAACACCGTCTTTGGAAATCAGAGGGAACCTTTCACAAAAGACAAGACCTGAGTATTTGCTGCCTCAATCGCCCATGCAACCGCCCCAACCGGAACCGCTGCCGCATTCAGAACCACAACCACAACGGAAGGCGTCCAAGAAAATAGAGTCTCAACCGCAATCGCCAAAATCTTGGACAAGTGGTTGTTTTTCTTGCTTCCACTGTCCTTTAAAATGCTGGTTATTCAAGTAGATAAAACTTTTGTTACCGAATGTTTGTATACTGGTTGAAGGATGATATAACTCTTATGTAATGGTGATGGATACACAGAAAGACCACATTTTGTTATTACTTTATATTTCTTAACGTATTATATATAGTAGTAGTACCTAAAAGACTACTTAAACAAACTTCATTTTCTAATTATTCGCTCGAAAAGGTAAATCTGGTTAACGTGTTGAGTACATGAAATTCTATTGTCTCTCGAGTTTAACTTAAAGAGAAAGGCATAGGAAGGTTGAGCTCCATCTCTCCATATATGGTCTCTGAGTTGATGAGAGCAAGATGACATAAAACATTACAGAACTGTGGCTATAATATGATTTCACACTTGTAAATTGTTTTATGTAGTTTtgtggagttttttttttaataatctttatttaaaatatcctaaaatcaaattttaatttttttgaaaaaacgaATTAACCTTCTAGAATTTTGAAAGATGTTATCATTGGCTCTCTAAGCAAATATATTGTTTAGCTAAATACAATTGTAGTAACAAAATAAACTTTAGAACACAAATAatcaaaagagaaaaatgaccaattaattttgtattgaaaattgaaaatgatAATCCCTAGTGTTAATCCTGGAGCTGTGATTTCACAACCGCTCCTTAATGGGTTAAATTATGATGAATGGGCTATCAACTTCCGTATGGCCATAAGCTCACGGAAGAAATTCGGATTCCTCGACGGCAGTCTTCCTAAACCGGCAGCCGATTCAAACTACCTTGAAGATTGGATTGCAAATAATCATCTTCTTGTAGGTTGGATAAAACAAACCATTGAACCAAAAATCAGATCTTCAATATCAACCCGTGAAGTCGCAAAAGACCTATGGGACATCATCAAAAAGCGGTATTCGGTTAAAAGCGGAGCACGCTTGCAACAGCTAAGAAACGCGCTCGCAAATTGCAAACAAGATGGCTCGTCTATCGACGAGTATTTTGGGCGTCTCACAAAACTATGGGACGGCATTGCAGAGTGTATGAACTCGAAACAATGCAGTTGCGGCAAGTGTGAATGCGACCTGAATAcagcaaaagaaaaagaaacggaAACTCTGAGGGTCCATGACTTTCTTGCCGGACTTGACGAGTCTACGCATGGAGTCATACGCTCTCAAATTTGTGCAATTTCTCCTCTTCCGGATCTTGATAGTGTATATCAAACAATAACACAAAACGAGATTCTTCGATCAACAACAAAGCCAGAACCAGCTGTCATGAGTTTTGCTTCACAAACCAGACCATCAAATTCTCCACGTCCTACTACAACAAGACCTGGAAACAGGGACCCAACTCGGCAATGTACGGTTTGTGGTCGTACAGGTCATGATGCTGCAGGATGTTTTACCGTTATTGGTTATCCAGAGTGGTGGGAAAATTCTAAAAACAGAACCACTAATCGCAATACGAAACCTACAAACAGCAACTCGTCTGGACAGGATCGTAGTGCAAACCTGAAAGCTAATACAGCCACGGTTCTGAACACAACTCCAAAAGAGATTCAAGCAAACATAACCATCACTGAGGCAGATCGTCTTGGGTTAACTGGTATCACAGATGACCAATGGAACATCGTGCAGAAACTAATCAACAAAGGAGCAACAACAGATCGTCTAAAGGGTAAGAGTGATGATTGTATTTGGATCTTAGATACAGGCGCAACTCATCATATGACGGGACATCTTGATTTGATGGAAAATACAAGAGATATTCCGACCATACCTGTCTTATTACCAGCAGGGTCCGGTGCTGTAGCTTCAAAACAAGGAACCGTAACACTCACTCCGAAACTGCAAATTCAGAATGTGTATTACGTCGAAGGATTTCATACCAATCTTATCTCCTTCGGTCAACTTGTTTCTGATAATTTTCTTGTTGGACAAGTCACTGATAAACTTATGATATTGCAGGACCGTACCTCGAGGACGCTGATTGGAGCGGGTGAAAGAGAAGGAGAGGGATTGTACCGGTTTCGAGGGATTGAAACATTCGTGTCGCTGCAGACTAATGTCCTTGAAGACTCAGTTTTGTGGCATAGGCGCCTTGGTCATCCATCTTCTCGAATTACCAGCATGATTCCTGAGATTAAGAGTTCATCTTCTAATGAACATATTATCAAAACTTGTGATATTTGTTTTCGAGCCAAACAAACTCGACTTAGTTTTCCAGACAGTTCTCATAATGCAAAAGAAGTTTTTGATTTAATACACTGTGATGTCTGGGGACCTTACCGAACAACAGCCTTCTGCGGTTCTAGATATTTTCTCACAATCCTTGATGACAGATCAAGAGCCGTATGGTTGTATTTGATGCCAGATAAATCGATGGTTTCTCAACAACTCAAAGACTTCCTACTCTTAGTCGAAAGACAATTTTCAAAGAAAGTAAAAACAGTGAGAAGTGATAACGGAACAGAGTTCACTTGTCTCACACGTTTCTTCAAAGAACAAGGGATCATCCATGAAACATCGTGCGTTTATACACCGCAACAGAATGGACGGGCTGAAAGGAAACATCGACACATCCTCAACATTGCACGTGCCTTACGGTTTCAAGCAAACTTGCCAATCGAATTTTGGGGAGAGTGTGTTTTGACCGCAGGACATCTCATCAATCGAACACCATCACCTTTGCTCAATAACAAAACTCCATACGAGATTCTCCATGAACAGCCTCCGACCATGTCTCATCTTCGTGTGTTGGGATGCCTAGCGTATGCTCATAATAAAAATACTAAGGGTGACAAGTTCGCTTCACGAAGCAGACGGTGCATACTCATCGGTTATCCTTCGGGTACTAAAGGCTGGAAACTCTTTGACCTGGAGCAAGAAACGGTGTTTATATCAAGAGATGTTGAATTCCAAGAAACTATATTCCCTTATTCTGATAAGAAAACGACGTCACAGACTGAGGAGATCCTTGCTACAGTACCGTTTGTAAACTCAAACATACAAGAAGAAAATCTAGAAACAGAAGATGATCAAAGTGCCTTACATACTGAGACACCAGTCGAAACAACACAGCCAGATGATGAAACAGAGATATTGACTACAACG is drawn from Brassica rapa cultivar Chiifu-401-42 chromosome A05, CAAS_Brap_v3.01, whole genome shotgun sequence and contains these coding sequences:
- the LOC103870935 gene encoding proline-, glutamic acid- and leucine-rich protein 1, which encodes METKTESKEQQWTDSISQSSSSRSSSITSDSSDGHFDIRHFPLPKPTLSAAEAQKQRESHQAYTSSVSSYTGSSWSSVHQHNLADLPGYDPNRIPSSVFCSKPSNSTDWSIASNESLFSIHDGNFSISTREDHGVPAGLRLGEIPRFEEPVHEITEIKPVPLPLPPPTLQVKKPTEPEKETISEKKPDDEEESDSEINHDDQDEESDNDHEEEEGEDMFEEKVQKQEEKEEIEDAKENKTEDTNSTVSHSPTISCRSDTSNNSICSFAFPVLQKEDGIDKTPSLEIRGNLSQKTRPEYLLPQSPMQPPQPEPLPHSEPQPQRKASKKIESQPQSPKSWTSGCFSCFHCPLKCWLFK